In one window of Bemisia tabaci chromosome 6, PGI_BMITA_v3 DNA:
- the LOC109038490 gene encoding bleomycin hydrolase isoform X1 codes for MRLVVVITLLPVLCSMAESSALLSDDGNIYGLTKAELEDFANNALTFGTTPPLSSEQLKNLREEFYSCPKNILAQNALSRVEVNNLCISRRKQQELVHVFNHKIEGEGKPVTNQKSTGRCWLFACLNTIRVPVVKQYNIEEFEFSQSYLFFWDKVERCHNYLNTIVEVANRGEKKDGRLLSFLFSDPIGDGGQWDMLVNLITKHGLMPKKVFPESYSSEASAQLNAILKSKLREYSSELYNLASQGNHEEIPKKIESQMAVLYRIIGICLGIPPETFTWEYYDKNKQYHSIGPITPLQFYQEKIKPIFNMEDKICIVNDPRETSGYGKALTVDCLSNMVGGRPVVYNNQPIEVLMNAAVQSIKNNEPVWYGCDVGKKFTRKLGFEDLDIIDYTSVFNTTVSTPMTKADRMTYGESAMTHAMVLTGVHVNEQGEPTKWRVENSWGDESGDKGYLLMTTDWFKEYVYELVVDKKYLSQEVLDVNKQKPQVLPAWDPMGTLAR; via the exons ctccCTTATCATCGGAGCAGCTGAAAAATTTGCGGGAAGAATTTTATTCTTGTCCGAAGAATATTCTCGCGCAAAATGCTCTCTCTAGAGTTGAAGTTAACAACCTGTGCATCTCACGGAGGAAGCAGCAAGAATTGGTGCATGTATTCAACCACAAG ATTGAAGGTGAAGGAAAACCGGTAACAAATCAAAAAAGTACTGGACGGTGTTGGCTTTTTGCCTGTCTGAACACGATCAGAGTGCCTGTTGTAAAACAATACAACATAGAAGAATTTGAGTTCAGCCAATCGTATCTCTTCTTCTGGGATAAG GTGGAGAGATGTCACAACTACCTGAATACAATTGTTGAAGTGGCAAATCGTGGAGAGAAGAAGGATGGCCGGCTCCTCTCATTCTTATTTTCG GATCCCATCGGAGATGGAGGTCAGTGGGACATGCTGGTTAATTTAATCACAAAACATGGACTGATGCCGAAGAAAGTATTTCCAGAATCTTACAGCAGCGAAGCCAGTGCTCAGCTTAACGCCATCCTCAAAAGCAAA TTGCGGGAATACTCGTCTGAGCTGTACAACCTCGCGTCACAAGGTAATCATGAAGAAATCCCGAAAAAAATCGAGTCACAGATGGCAGTTCTTTACCGTATTATTGGAATTTGCCTGGGCATCCCACCGGAGACATTCACGTGGGAATATTACGACAAGAACAAGCAATACCACTCCATCGGACCAATCACTCCTCTCCAATTCTATCAGGAGAAAATCAAACCAATTTTCAACATGGAGGATAAG ATTTGCATAGTGAATGATCCGAGAGAAACGAGTGGCTATGGCAAGGCACTAACTGTAGACTGTTTAAGCAATATGGTCGGTGGGCGTCCAGTGGTCTACAACAACCAACCCATAGAAGTTCTTATGAACGCTGCCGTACAGTCAATCAAGAACAATGAACCCGTCTGGTATGGTTGCGATGTTGGAAAGAAATTCACCAGGAAGTTAGGCTTTGAAGATCTAGACAT TATCGACTACACGTCTGTCTTCAATACTACTGTTAGCACTCCAATGACAAAGGCCGATAGAATGACGTATGGAGAGTCTGCCATGACCCACGCTATGGTCCTTACAGGAGTTCATGTCaat GAGCAAGGTGAACCAACAAAATGGAGAGTGGAAAACTCTTGGGGTGACGAATCAGGAGATAAAGGATACTTGCTTATGACAACAGACTGGTTCAAAGAATACGTGTATGAACTGGTAGTGGATAAGAAGTACCTGTCTCAAGAAGTTCTAGATGTTAACAAGCAGAAACCCCAGGTCTTACCGGCCTGGGATCCAATGGGAACCCTGGCGCGATGA
- the LOC109038490 gene encoding bleomycin hydrolase isoform X2: MASSPLSSEQLKNLREEFYSCPKNILAQNALSRVEVNNLCISRRKQQELVHVFNHKIEGEGKPVTNQKSTGRCWLFACLNTIRVPVVKQYNIEEFEFSQSYLFFWDKVERCHNYLNTIVEVANRGEKKDGRLLSFLFSDPIGDGGQWDMLVNLITKHGLMPKKVFPESYSSEASAQLNAILKSKLREYSSELYNLASQGNHEEIPKKIESQMAVLYRIIGICLGIPPETFTWEYYDKNKQYHSIGPITPLQFYQEKIKPIFNMEDKICIVNDPRETSGYGKALTVDCLSNMVGGRPVVYNNQPIEVLMNAAVQSIKNNEPVWYGCDVGKKFTRKLGFEDLDIIDYTSVFNTTVSTPMTKADRMTYGESAMTHAMVLTGVHVNEQGEPTKWRVENSWGDESGDKGYLLMTTDWFKEYVYELVVDKKYLSQEVLDVNKQKPQVLPAWDPMGTLAR, encoded by the exons ctccCTTATCATCGGAGCAGCTGAAAAATTTGCGGGAAGAATTTTATTCTTGTCCGAAGAATATTCTCGCGCAAAATGCTCTCTCTAGAGTTGAAGTTAACAACCTGTGCATCTCACGGAGGAAGCAGCAAGAATTGGTGCATGTATTCAACCACAAG ATTGAAGGTGAAGGAAAACCGGTAACAAATCAAAAAAGTACTGGACGGTGTTGGCTTTTTGCCTGTCTGAACACGATCAGAGTGCCTGTTGTAAAACAATACAACATAGAAGAATTTGAGTTCAGCCAATCGTATCTCTTCTTCTGGGATAAG GTGGAGAGATGTCACAACTACCTGAATACAATTGTTGAAGTGGCAAATCGTGGAGAGAAGAAGGATGGCCGGCTCCTCTCATTCTTATTTTCG GATCCCATCGGAGATGGAGGTCAGTGGGACATGCTGGTTAATTTAATCACAAAACATGGACTGATGCCGAAGAAAGTATTTCCAGAATCTTACAGCAGCGAAGCCAGTGCTCAGCTTAACGCCATCCTCAAAAGCAAA TTGCGGGAATACTCGTCTGAGCTGTACAACCTCGCGTCACAAGGTAATCATGAAGAAATCCCGAAAAAAATCGAGTCACAGATGGCAGTTCTTTACCGTATTATTGGAATTTGCCTGGGCATCCCACCGGAGACATTCACGTGGGAATATTACGACAAGAACAAGCAATACCACTCCATCGGACCAATCACTCCTCTCCAATTCTATCAGGAGAAAATCAAACCAATTTTCAACATGGAGGATAAG ATTTGCATAGTGAATGATCCGAGAGAAACGAGTGGCTATGGCAAGGCACTAACTGTAGACTGTTTAAGCAATATGGTCGGTGGGCGTCCAGTGGTCTACAACAACCAACCCATAGAAGTTCTTATGAACGCTGCCGTACAGTCAATCAAGAACAATGAACCCGTCTGGTATGGTTGCGATGTTGGAAAGAAATTCACCAGGAAGTTAGGCTTTGAAGATCTAGACAT TATCGACTACACGTCTGTCTTCAATACTACTGTTAGCACTCCAATGACAAAGGCCGATAGAATGACGTATGGAGAGTCTGCCATGACCCACGCTATGGTCCTTACAGGAGTTCATGTCaat GAGCAAGGTGAACCAACAAAATGGAGAGTGGAAAACTCTTGGGGTGACGAATCAGGAGATAAAGGATACTTGCTTATGACAACAGACTGGTTCAAAGAATACGTGTATGAACTGGTAGTGGATAAGAAGTACCTGTCTCAAGAAGTTCTAGATGTTAACAAGCAGAAACCCCAGGTCTTACCGGCCTGGGATCCAATGGGAACCCTGGCGCGATGA